One genomic window of Vitis vinifera chloroplast, complete genome includes the following:
- the rpl23 gene encoding ribosomal protein L23, producing the protein MDGIKYAVFTDKSIRLLGKNQYTSNVESGSTRTEIKHWVELFFGVKVIAMNSHRLPGKGRRMGPIMGHTMHYRRMIITLQPGYSIPPLRKKRT; encoded by the coding sequence ATGGATGGAATCAAATATGCAGTATTTACAGACAAAAGTATTCGGTTATTGGGGAAAAATCAATATACTTCTAATGTCGAATCAGGATCAACTAGGACAGAAATAAAGCATTGGGTCGAACTCTTCTTTGGTGTCAAGGTAATAGCTATGAATAGTCATCGACTCCCGGGAAAGGGTAGAAGAATGGGACCTATTATGGGACATACAATGCATTACAGACGTATGATCATTACGCTTCAACCGGGTTATTCTATTCCACCTCTTAGAAAGAAAAGAACTTAA